A section of the Agrobacterium tumefaciens genome encodes:
- the fdxA gene encoding ferredoxin FdxA: MTYVVTDNCIRCKYTDCVEVCPVDCFYEGENFLAINPDECIDCGVCEPECPAEAIKPDTEPGLDKWLKLNAEYAAIWPNITVKRDPMPEAKEMDGVEGKLELYFSAEPGKGD, from the coding sequence ATGACATATGTCGTGACCGACAATTGCATCCGCTGCAAATACACCGATTGCGTTGAGGTCTGCCCTGTCGACTGCTTTTACGAGGGCGAAAATTTCCTCGCCATCAATCCCGATGAGTGCATCGATTGCGGTGTGTGCGAACCGGAATGTCCTGCCGAGGCTATCAAGCCCGATACGGAGCCGGGTCTCGACAAGTGGCTGAAGCTCAATGCCGAATATGCGGCCATCTGGCCAAATATCACGGTGAAGCGTGATCCGATGCCGGAAGCCAAGGAAATGGACGGTGTCGAAGGCAAGCTGGAGCTCTATTTCTCCGCCGAGCCTGGCAAAGGCGATTGA
- a CDS encoding helicase-related protein, with protein sequence MILSGRGVTAVLGPTNTGKTHYAIERMVAHGSGVIGLPLRLLAREVYTRLVEKVGAPNVALITGEEKIAPPKAKYSVCTVEAMPRETTAAFVAIDEVQLAGDLERGHIFTDRVLHLRGREETLLLGAGTMRPILEKLLPGITVVERPRLSQLFYAGQKKITRLPQRTAIVAFSADEVYAIAELVRRQRGGAAVVLGALSPRTRNAQVGLYQSGDVEYLVATDAIGMGLNLDVDHVAFAQDRKFDGYQFRNLNPGEIGQIAGRAGRHLRDGTFGVTGRVDPFDDELVERIESHQFDSVKVLQWRTKNFDFSSIANLRASLDAAPSIQGLSRALPAIDQQALEYLSRYPEIIDVTTTDARVEKLWEACALPDYRRIAPAQHADLISTLYFDLVKRGTVNEDFMAEQVRRADRTDGEIDTLSARIAQIRTWTYVSNRPGWLADPTHWQEKTREIEDRLSDALHERLTKRFVDRRTSVLMRRLRENAMLEAEISVNGDVFVEGHHVGQLAGFRFTPVPGMEGPDQKAVQGAAQKALALEYEARAARLHASGNGDLALSSDGLVRWLGEPVARLSSGDNIMKPRVILLADDQLSGNARDHALARVERFVNHQIATVLKPLDDISRAEDLQGLAKGLAFQLVENLGVLFRRDVADDVKSLDQDARASMRRYGVRFGAYHVFLPALLKPAPAELVTLLWALKNDGLGKPGYGDLIPVLAAGRTSVVTDASFERMFYKLAGFRFLGKRAVRIDILERLADLIRPLLQWKPGQQPRPEGAYDGRRFTTTTAMLSILGATLDDMEEILKGLGYRADQVTAEEAQAFLASHAGTPAPAAADAAAVEEEGAEGEQEETASEEQASQSEAVAEGEAAAEAPVAEAVSPEVVAAEAAPEGAEAAEPKPVLLWRPGGRNDNQRGDNRRPGNRGQGRGEGAREQGERRGEGRRDNRDGGNREAANRNGDGERKRDGGRPDRGNNRNNDRHDRGERKDRPERNDRGGKPQGQQRFEAKPPRKEKPLDPDSPFAKLAALKEQLKK encoded by the coding sequence ATGATCCTGAGCGGCCGCGGTGTCACGGCCGTTCTCGGCCCCACCAATACCGGCAAGACCCATTACGCCATTGAGCGGATGGTCGCACACGGCAGCGGTGTCATCGGCCTGCCGCTGCGTCTGCTGGCGCGCGAGGTCTATACGCGCCTTGTCGAGAAGGTCGGTGCGCCAAATGTGGCGCTGATAACCGGCGAAGAAAAAATCGCACCGCCCAAAGCCAAATATTCCGTCTGCACCGTGGAAGCCATGCCGCGCGAGACGACGGCCGCCTTTGTCGCGATCGACGAGGTGCAACTGGCCGGCGATCTTGAGCGCGGGCACATTTTCACCGACCGGGTATTGCATCTTCGCGGGCGTGAAGAAACGCTGCTTCTGGGGGCGGGCACGATGCGCCCCATTCTTGAAAAGCTGCTGCCGGGCATAACGGTGGTCGAGCGGCCGCGTCTGTCGCAGCTTTTTTATGCCGGCCAGAAGAAGATTACGCGCCTGCCGCAGCGCACCGCAATCGTGGCTTTCTCCGCGGATGAGGTCTACGCCATCGCCGAACTGGTGCGTCGCCAGCGCGGTGGTGCGGCTGTCGTGCTGGGGGCGTTGTCGCCGCGCACGCGCAATGCCCAGGTGGGCCTCTACCAGTCCGGCGATGTCGAATATCTGGTGGCGACGGATGCCATCGGCATGGGCCTCAATCTCGATGTCGACCACGTCGCTTTCGCGCAGGACCGAAAATTCGACGGCTACCAGTTCCGTAATCTCAACCCGGGTGAAATCGGGCAGATTGCGGGCCGTGCCGGCCGTCATCTACGCGATGGCACCTTCGGCGTGACGGGCCGGGTCGACCCGTTCGATGACGAGCTTGTGGAGCGGATCGAAAGCCATCAGTTCGATTCGGTAAAGGTGCTGCAATGGCGGACGAAGAATTTCGATTTTTCATCCATCGCCAATCTGCGCGCCAGCCTTGATGCCGCACCGTCGATACAGGGCCTTTCACGCGCCCTGCCAGCGATCGACCAACAGGCGCTCGAATATCTCTCCCGCTACCCTGAGATCATCGATGTGACGACAACGGATGCGCGGGTGGAAAAACTCTGGGAGGCCTGCGCGCTGCCCGATTATCGCCGCATCGCGCCCGCACAGCATGCCGATCTGATCTCCACGCTCTATTTCGACCTCGTCAAACGCGGGACGGTGAACGAGGATTTCATGGCCGAGCAAGTGCGCCGCGCCGACCGCACGGATGGTGAAATCGATACCTTGTCTGCAAGGATTGCGCAGATCAGAACATGGACTTATGTATCGAACCGCCCAGGATGGCTTGCCGATCCGACACACTGGCAAGAAAAGACTCGGGAAATCGAGGATCGATTGTCCGATGCGCTACATGAAAGGTTGACGAAACGCTTTGTTGATCGCAGGACATCTGTGCTCATGAGGCGCCTGAGAGAGAATGCGATGCTTGAAGCTGAAATCAGTGTAAATGGTGATGTCTTCGTAGAAGGTCATCACGTCGGCCAATTGGCCGGGTTCCGGTTCACGCCGGTGCCGGGAATGGAAGGGCCGGATCAGAAGGCCGTGCAAGGTGCTGCCCAAAAGGCGCTCGCTCTCGAATACGAGGCGCGGGCCGCGCGTCTGCACGCCAGTGGAAATGGCGATCTTGCTTTGAGCTCCGATGGTCTGGTTCGCTGGTTGGGCGAGCCGGTGGCCCGCCTTTCGTCCGGCGACAATATCATGAAGCCGCGGGTGATCCTGCTGGCTGACGACCAGCTGAGCGGTAATGCCCGCGATCACGCGCTGGCGCGGGTCGAGCGTTTCGTCAATCACCAGATTGCCACCGTGCTGAAGCCGCTGGACGATATTTCCCGTGCCGAGGACCTTCAGGGTCTCGCGAAGGGCCTGGCGTTCCAGCTGGTCGAAAATCTGGGTGTGCTGTTCCGCCGCGATGTCGCTGACGACGTCAAGTCGCTCGATCAGGATGCGCGCGCCTCCATGCGCCGCTACGGTGTGCGTTTCGGTGCCTATCATGTGTTCCTGCCAGCGCTTCTGAAGCCCGCCCCAGCGGAGCTTGTGACGCTGCTCTGGGCACTGAAAAACGACGGTCTCGGCAAGCCCGGTTATGGCGACCTCATTCCGGTTCTCGCAGCCGGCCGCACGTCCGTTGTCACGGATGCAAGCTTCGAGCGCATGTTCTACAAGCTCGCCGGGTTCCGCTTCCTCGGCAAGCGCGCCGTGCGCATCGACATTCTCGAGCGCCTGGCCGATCTCATCCGCCCGCTGCTGCAGTGGAAGCCTGGCCAGCAGCCGCGTCCTGAAGGCGCCTATGATGGTCGCCGTTTCACGACCACCACCGCGATGCTTTCCATTCTGGGCGCGACGCTCGATGATATGGAAGAAATCCTGAAGGGCCTTGGCTACCGCGCCGATCAGGTGACGGCGGAAGAGGCGCAGGCGTTCCTCGCCAGCCATGCCGGCACGCCGGCTCCTGCTGCTGCAGACGCGGCGGCGGTTGAAGAGGAAGGCGCAGAAGGCGAGCAGGAAGAGACGGCGTCAGAAGAGCAGGCGTCACAATCCGAAGCCGTTGCGGAAGGCGAAGCCGCCGCCGAGGCACCTGTTGCTGAGGCTGTCAGCCCGGAGGTCGTCGCCGCCGAAGCTGCCCCGGAAGGGGCAGAGGCCGCCGAGCCCAAGCCGGTTCTTCTGTGGCGTCCAGGTGGTCGTAACGACAATCAGCGCGGTGACAACCGCCGTCCCGGCAACCGCGGTCAAGGCCGTGGCGAGGGCGCTCGCGAGCAAGGCGAGCGTCGTGGCGAAGGCCGTCGCGATAACCGCGATGGCGGCAATCGCGAGGCGGCCAATCGCAATGGCGATGGCGAGCGCAAGCGTGATGGTGGTCGGCCGGACCGTGGCAACAACCGCAACAACGACCGTCACGATCGTGGCGAGCGTAAGGATCGTCCGGAGCGCAATGACCGTGGTGGAAAGCCTCAGGGTCAGCAGCGTTTCGAAGCCAAGCCGCCGCGCAAGGAAAAGCCGCTCGATCCGGACTCACCTTTTGCAAAGCTCGCTGCTCTCAAGGAGCAGCTGAAGAAGTAA
- a CDS encoding RNA-binding S4 domain-containing protein, with amino-acid sequence MGSNEQPLESARQRLDKWLFFARMAKSRSLAQNYIQSGHVKVNGSPMRQPSHMLKAGDRLEISFERMDRVLIVKAGGTRRGPYEEARLLYDDQTPARPPSDRLTPLEQAMRLPGSGRPTKKERRALDRFLSDSDGSED; translated from the coding sequence ATGGGTAGCAACGAACAGCCACTGGAAAGCGCGCGTCAGCGTCTCGACAAGTGGCTGTTCTTTGCCCGCATGGCGAAATCTCGGTCACTGGCCCAGAACTACATCCAGTCTGGGCATGTGAAGGTCAACGGCTCCCCTATGCGCCAACCGAGCCACATGCTGAAGGCCGGCGACAGGCTGGAAATCAGCTTCGAGCGGATGGACAGGGTGCTGATCGTCAAAGCCGGCGGAACGCGCCGCGGCCCCTATGAGGAAGCAAGGCTTCTCTACGACGACCAGACACCGGCTCGACCGCCTTCCGACAGGCTGACGCCGCTTGAACAGGCGATGCGCCTGCCGGGCAGCGGACGCCCCACCAAAAAAGAGCGCCGTGCGCTCGACAGGTTTCTGTCGGACAGTGACGGCAGCGAAGATTAG
- the holA gene encoding DNA polymerase III subunit delta, with protein MAEIKSHEFERFAENPAERFRVFVLYGPDRGLVSERAGVIAKKTGVDPDDAFASLKLTASDLQGDPGRLLDEVNAIGLFGGEKLVWVKGASAEKALVDALQILAETPLESSFLIIEAGDVKKGTGLRKIAEPARSIAAIPCYADDARSLNALIDQELSADHLRIAPAARQRLIEQLGGDRIASRNEIRKLALYCRGAEVIEEDDVMAIIGDASTVSADDAVDAILKGDRNAFFHATQKIISSKTPIFLVLQGCLKQFQLLDQMRAEMDEKKQQAGQVMQTLGRHIHFRRKPVIERALRTWQPAAIAREMNRLQAAILQSRQRQSLEESVALLTLLSTTLQSGRGG; from the coding sequence GTGGCGGAGATAAAGTCCCATGAATTCGAGCGCTTCGCCGAGAACCCGGCGGAGCGCTTTCGCGTTTTCGTCCTCTACGGGCCGGATCGTGGTCTTGTTTCGGAGCGGGCAGGCGTCATCGCCAAAAAGACGGGTGTCGATCCCGACGATGCTTTTGCCTCACTGAAACTGACTGCATCCGATCTGCAGGGCGACCCGGGGCGTCTGCTGGATGAGGTGAACGCCATTGGTCTTTTCGGCGGCGAAAAACTCGTGTGGGTTAAAGGCGCGTCAGCCGAAAAGGCACTCGTGGATGCCCTCCAGATCCTGGCGGAAACGCCACTGGAATCGAGCTTCCTGATCATCGAAGCAGGTGACGTGAAAAAGGGTACCGGCCTGCGCAAGATCGCCGAGCCGGCACGCTCGATTGCCGCGATCCCCTGTTACGCCGATGACGCCCGCTCGCTGAATGCGCTGATCGATCAGGAACTCTCCGCAGATCATCTGCGCATCGCACCCGCTGCTCGACAGAGGCTAATCGAGCAACTCGGCGGCGACCGTATCGCGTCGCGCAATGAAATCCGCAAGCTTGCCCTCTATTGCCGTGGCGCCGAGGTGATCGAAGAGGATGACGTGATGGCCATTATCGGCGATGCCAGCACGGTTTCCGCCGACGACGCCGTGGATGCCATCCTCAAGGGCGACAGGAACGCCTTTTTCCACGCCACCCAGAAGATCATTTCCTCAAAAACGCCGATCTTCCTCGTGCTGCAGGGGTGCCTCAAGCAATTTCAGCTGCTCGATCAGATGCGTGCAGAGATGGATGAGAAAAAGCAGCAGGCCGGACAGGTCATGCAGACCCTCGGGCGTCATATCCATTTCCGCCGGAAACCGGTCATCGAAAGAGCGCTGCGCACATGGCAGCCAGCGGCGATTGCCCGCGAGATGAACCGGTTGCAGGCAGCCATCCTGCAAAGCCGTCAACGGCAAAGCCTGGAGGAAAGCGTGGCGCTTCTAACCCTGCTGTCCACCACGCTGCAATCCGGCCGCGGCGGATAA
- a CDS encoding YggS family pyridoxal phosphate-dependent enzyme, producing the protein MEIEARLEDVRQRIAHVAEKSGRRPGDVTLVAVSKTFDAEAIQPVIDAGQRVFGENRVQEAQGKWPALKEKTPGIELHLIGPLQSNKAADAVALFDVVQSVDREKIARVLAEECEKQARSLRFYVQVNTGLEPQKAGIDPRETLAFVTLCRDELKLPVEGLMCIPPAEENPGPHFALLAKLARECGLKKLSMGMSGDFETAVEFGATSVRVGSAIFGAR; encoded by the coding sequence ATGGAAATCGAAGCTCGTCTTGAGGATGTCAGGCAGCGTATCGCGCATGTGGCGGAAAAATCGGGCCGCAGGCCTGGGGATGTCACCCTGGTCGCCGTCTCCAAAACATTTGATGCGGAAGCGATCCAGCCGGTCATCGATGCGGGTCAGCGTGTCTTCGGCGAAAACCGTGTTCAGGAAGCGCAGGGCAAATGGCCGGCGCTGAAAGAAAAGACGCCCGGCATTGAGCTGCACCTGATCGGGCCGCTGCAATCCAACAAGGCTGCCGACGCCGTGGCGCTTTTCGATGTCGTGCAAAGCGTCGATCGTGAGAAGATAGCGCGTGTGCTTGCTGAAGAATGCGAAAAGCAGGCTCGCAGTCTGCGGTTTTACGTTCAGGTCAACACCGGGCTGGAACCGCAGAAAGCGGGCATCGATCCACGCGAAACCCTTGCCTTCGTGACACTCTGCCGGGATGAACTTAAGCTGCCGGTCGAGGGGCTGATGTGTATCCCTCCGGCGGAGGAAAACCCGGGCCCGCATTTTGCGCTCCTCGCAAAGCTTGCAAGGGAATGCGGCCTCAAGAAGCTTTCGATGGGCATGTCCGGCGATTTCGAAACGGCCGTGGAATTCGGTGCGACCAGCGTACGCGTGGGCTCGGCGATTTTTGGCGCGCGATAG
- the leuS gene encoding leucine--tRNA ligase: MAIERYNPRDAEPRWQQKWNEDKVFVTDNSDPREKYYVLEMFPYPSGRIHMGHVRNYAMGDVVARYKRARGFNVLHPMGWDAFGMPAENAAMQNKVHPKDWTYQNIATMRGQLKSMGLSLDWTREFATCDVEYYHRQQALFVDFMEKGLVYRKQSKVNWDPVDHTVLANEQVIDGRGWRSGALVEQRELTQWFFRITDFSQDLLDELDTLDQWPEKVRLMQKNWIGRSEGLSLRWQTVADTAPEGFSDITVYTTRPDTLFGASFLAIAADHPLAKELSEKNPAIAEFCDECRRHGTSLAALETAEKKGIDTGVKVVHPLDPTWELPVYVANFVLMDYGTGAIFGCPSGDQRDLDFARKYGLPVVAVVAPEGPDAESFTVDDTAYTDDGVMINSGFLNGMKTTDAFEAVVQKLSAQTLGNAPQAERKVNFRLRDWGISRQRYWGCPIPVIHCEVCGVVPVPKKDLPVKLPDDVTFDVPGNPLDRHPTWRHVSCPQCGHDARRETDTMDTFVDSSWYYTRFTAPWEDAPTDPKVANHWLPVDQYIGGIEHAILHLLYSRFFTRAMRETGHVDVKEPFKGLFTQGMVVHETYSRGEGTAREWVPPADLRIEETDGTRRAFLLSSGEEVKIGSIEKMSKSKKNVVDPDDIIASYGADTARFFVLSDSPPDRDVIWSESGVEGANRFVQRVWRIIGEAADELKTVEPKPATDGEGLAASKAAHKTLKAVQEDLDKLAFNKAIARIYELVNALAGPLADVASGGKSNDAKAAARDAVEILIRIIAPMTPHLAEECWAALGNEGLVAETPWPTFVPSLVEENDVVMPVQVNGKKRGELTIARDADQDAVRAAALALDAVKSLLAGGEPKKVIVVPQRIVNIVV; this comes from the coding sequence ATGGCCATCGAACGTTACAATCCTCGCGACGCCGAGCCGCGCTGGCAGCAGAAATGGAACGAAGACAAGGTCTTCGTGACAGACAACAGCGATCCGCGTGAGAAATATTACGTTCTAGAGATGTTTCCCTATCCGTCGGGTCGCATCCACATGGGCCATGTCCGCAACTATGCCATGGGTGACGTCGTCGCCCGTTACAAGCGCGCCCGCGGCTTCAACGTGCTGCACCCGATGGGCTGGGACGCTTTCGGCATGCCCGCCGAAAATGCGGCCATGCAGAACAAGGTCCATCCCAAGGACTGGACCTACCAGAACATCGCCACCATGCGCGGACAGCTGAAATCCATGGGCCTGTCCTTGGACTGGACCCGCGAATTCGCCACATGCGATGTGGAATATTATCATCGCCAGCAGGCGCTGTTCGTCGACTTCATGGAAAAGGGGCTGGTCTACCGCAAGCAGTCGAAGGTCAACTGGGACCCGGTCGACCATACCGTTTTGGCCAACGAGCAGGTCATCGATGGCCGCGGCTGGCGCTCCGGCGCGCTGGTCGAACAGCGCGAACTGACGCAATGGTTCTTCCGCATCACCGATTTCAGCCAGGACCTGCTGGATGAGCTGGACACGCTGGATCAGTGGCCGGAAAAAGTGCGCCTGATGCAGAAGAACTGGATCGGCCGTTCCGAAGGCCTGTCGCTGCGCTGGCAGACCGTTGCCGACACGGCACCGGAAGGCTTTTCTGACATCACGGTTTACACCACACGTCCCGACACACTGTTCGGCGCTTCCTTCCTGGCCATTGCCGCCGACCACCCGCTGGCGAAAGAGCTGTCGGAAAAAAATCCCGCCATCGCCGAATTCTGTGATGAATGCCGCCGCCATGGCACGTCTCTGGCAGCGTTGGAAACGGCTGAAAAGAAGGGCATCGATACCGGCGTCAAGGTTGTGCATCCGCTGGATCCGACCTGGGAACTGCCGGTCTATGTCGCCAACTTCGTGTTGATGGATTACGGTACCGGCGCGATTTTCGGCTGCCCCTCCGGCGACCAGCGCGACCTCGACTTTGCGCGCAAATACGGCCTGCCGGTCGTGGCTGTCGTCGCCCCCGAAGGCCCGGATGCGGAAAGCTTCACGGTCGATGACACCGCCTACACCGACGACGGCGTCATGATCAATTCCGGCTTCCTGAATGGCATGAAAACGACGGATGCCTTCGAGGCGGTCGTGCAGAAGCTGTCGGCGCAAACGCTCGGCAACGCACCCCAGGCCGAGCGCAAGGTCAACTTCCGCCTGCGCGACTGGGGCATTTCCCGCCAGCGTTACTGGGGATGCCCGATCCCGGTCATCCATTGCGAAGTCTGCGGCGTCGTGCCGGTTCCAAAAAAGGACCTGCCCGTGAAGCTGCCCGACGACGTGACGTTCGACGTGCCAGGCAACCCGCTGGACCGGCACCCGACCTGGCGTCACGTCTCCTGCCCGCAATGTGGCCATGACGCGCGTCGCGAAACCGACACGATGGACACCTTCGTCGACTCCAGCTGGTATTACACGCGCTTCACGGCACCCTGGGAAGATGCACCGACCGATCCGAAGGTTGCCAATCACTGGCTGCCGGTGGATCAGTATATCGGCGGCATCGAGCACGCGATCCTGCACCTGCTCTATTCGCGCTTCTTCACCCGCGCCATGCGCGAGACCGGTCATGTGGATGTGAAAGAACCCTTCAAGGGCCTGTTCACCCAGGGCATGGTAGTCCACGAGACCTACAGCCGCGGTGAAGGCACGGCGCGAGAATGGGTGCCGCCGGCGGACCTGCGGATTGAGGAAACGGACGGCACGCGCCGCGCCTTCCTGCTTTCCTCCGGCGAAGAGGTGAAGATCGGCTCTATCGAGAAGATGTCGAAGTCGAAGAAGAACGTGGTCGATCCCGACGATATCATCGCCTCCTATGGCGCGGATACCGCGCGCTTCTTCGTGCTGTCGGACTCGCCGCCGGATCGCGATGTGATCTGGTCCGAATCGGGCGTTGAGGGCGCAAACCGCTTCGTCCAGCGCGTCTGGCGCATCATCGGTGAAGCTGCCGACGAGCTCAAGACGGTCGAGCCGAAGCCCGCGACCGACGGTGAAGGTCTTGCTGCCTCAAAGGCCGCTCACAAGACGCTGAAGGCGGTTCAGGAGGATCTGGACAAGCTCGCCTTCAACAAGGCAATTGCGCGCATTTACGAACTCGTCAACGCGCTGGCCGGCCCTCTGGCCGACGTTGCTTCGGGCGGCAAGTCCAACGACGCAAAGGCGGCAGCGCGTGACGCCGTTGAAATCCTGATCCGCATCATCGCCCCGATGACGCCACATCTCGCCGAAGAATGCTGGGCGGCACTGGGCAACGAGGGTCTGGTGGCTGAGACGCCATGGCCGACCTTCGTGCCTTCGCTGGTGGAAGAAAACGACGTGGTCATGCCCGTGCAGGTCAATGGCAAGAAGCGCGGCGAATTGACAATCGCGCGCGATGCGGATCAAGATGCGGTCCGCGCGGCTGCCCTTGCTCTGGATGCCGTCAAATCTCTTCTTGCCGGCGGCGAGCCCAAGAAAGTCATCGTGGTTCCGCAGAGGATTGTGAACATTGTTGTCTGA
- the lptE gene encoding LPS assembly lipoprotein LptE: protein MSDVFSRWSRVAAAISVVMMAGLLAGCQVRPLYGEASGTKERLAAVSIAQIGGRAGQEVRNQLIFLMAGGAGEPATAQYTLKIGVSSSASSTEVQNYDLTTRTNNNYDGPYPGRVVMAGQYVLTRVSDGQILRSARRSVTAQVDLPQQEFAKIRAIRDAENRAARELAEIIRTDVAATLGR, encoded by the coding sequence TTGTCTGACGTTTTTTCGAGATGGAGCCGCGTCGCGGCAGCAATTTCCGTCGTGATGATGGCTGGTCTTCTGGCGGGCTGCCAGGTACGCCCGCTTTATGGCGAAGCTTCCGGAACAAAAGAAAGACTGGCAGCAGTCAGCATTGCGCAGATAGGCGGACGTGCCGGGCAGGAAGTCCGTAACCAGTTGATCTTCCTGATGGCTGGAGGTGCAGGCGAGCCTGCGACGGCTCAATATACCCTCAAGATCGGCGTCAGCTCGAGCGCCAGCTCGACCGAAGTGCAGAATTACGACCTGACGACGCGCACAAACAACAATTACGACGGGCCGTACCCCGGTCGTGTCGTGATGGCCGGTCAATATGTGCTGACGCGCGTATCCGACGGTCAGATTCTGCGTTCAGCGCGCCGCAGCGTCACCGCGCAGGTGGATCTGCCGCAGCAGGAATTCGCCAAGATCAGGGCGATCCGCGACGCCGAGAACCGTGCGGCCCGCGAGCTGGCCGAGATCATCCGCACCGATGTCGCCGCCACGCTCGGCCGCTGA